One region of Sulfuriroseicoccus oceanibius genomic DNA includes:
- a CDS encoding tetratricopeptide repeat protein: protein MSARWIQQLKWKPLAIGASVLVLAYCGTREAQEASKAARQEVKPVGHPLAVEQVYTKEAGASRQPVRAISHQCLACHQDYAEKWKHSHHALANRLVSKERDAEAFAAAGIKVPGGEKWQFQWKAGERPSADVSSPLRPDGKTWHFDMAIGETPLIQYLTQSDKGRWQTTRTAWAPETKTWIDTTPQDDRSEGEWGHWLGRGMNWNANCAYCHMTNFHKGYDVATDTYHSTWDEMSIGCTQCHGGYTTTPVADTGCLIRPGMDPMLGEEDVVMDACASCHSRRGEFDDEFKAGKKYGDHYHLTLPTHPTLYYADGQILNEDYVWASLKMSKMGHAGVGCLDCHDPHTAAIKYPIENNALCLQCHGGGVDGATVINPTAHSFHKDGSTGNMCVECHMPSTVYMGNDPRRDHGFHSPDPLLTKELGIPNACNKCHDDQSVDWAIEWVDKWYGDKMERPERERTRAVQLAYDGDPVAIEKLLVAYDGEEIPLWRASLLELMEPWARDERVLERVRAAMDDEDYLVRVACARLARTAGALDVVRKLVEDPMRSVRMEAGWAFTQSLPDDSPLMKELMSYLNHVADQPTGALRRAEILVSRGEFSAAEEWYDKVIAWDPSSVAGYQAKAVYLSRLGRGAEALKLLEKATDVEPDNGYLRFLLGLGYSEALEANKAGAAFLKAVELEPDNPRYHYNYGLHAAGANDLETAATHLKEAERLAPDSPDYPFALATIYYRLQKTNEAISAAERALQINPQYRPAADFLRVRYGIQK, encoded by the coding sequence ATGAGTGCGCGTTGGATTCAGCAATTGAAGTGGAAGCCGTTGGCGATTGGGGCCTCGGTTTTGGTGTTGGCATATTGCGGGACGCGCGAGGCACAGGAGGCAAGCAAGGCTGCGAGGCAGGAAGTCAAGCCGGTGGGCCATCCACTGGCGGTCGAGCAGGTTTATACCAAGGAAGCTGGGGCGTCGCGTCAGCCGGTGCGTGCGATCTCCCATCAATGTCTGGCGTGCCATCAGGACTATGCGGAGAAGTGGAAGCACTCGCATCATGCATTGGCGAACCGATTGGTGAGCAAGGAGCGTGATGCCGAGGCATTTGCCGCGGCTGGGATCAAGGTGCCGGGTGGAGAGAAGTGGCAATTTCAGTGGAAGGCCGGGGAGCGGCCGTCGGCGGATGTGAGTTCACCGCTGAGACCGGATGGCAAAACGTGGCACTTTGACATGGCGATCGGCGAGACTCCGCTGATCCAATACCTCACGCAGTCGGACAAAGGGCGGTGGCAAACCACCCGCACTGCCTGGGCTCCGGAGACGAAGACCTGGATCGATACCACGCCGCAGGACGACCGTAGCGAGGGGGAGTGGGGGCATTGGCTCGGGCGGGGCATGAATTGGAATGCCAACTGCGCCTACTGCCATATGACCAATTTCCACAAGGGCTATGATGTAGCGACGGATACCTACCATTCGACCTGGGATGAGATGTCCATCGGCTGCACCCAATGTCACGGCGGTTATACTACGACGCCTGTGGCGGACACGGGATGTTTGATCCGCCCAGGAATGGACCCGATGCTGGGTGAGGAGGATGTGGTGATGGATGCCTGTGCATCGTGTCACTCGCGTCGCGGTGAATTTGATGATGAGTTCAAAGCGGGCAAGAAGTATGGAGATCACTACCACCTGACCTTGCCAACCCATCCGACACTGTATTATGCGGACGGCCAGATTTTGAACGAGGACTACGTATGGGCGTCCTTGAAGATGAGTAAAATGGGGCACGCCGGGGTGGGGTGCCTGGACTGCCACGACCCTCACACCGCGGCGATCAAGTATCCAATCGAGAACAACGCGCTTTGTTTGCAATGCCATGGTGGTGGCGTGGATGGGGCGACGGTGATTAATCCGACTGCGCATTCGTTCCATAAAGACGGGAGCACGGGGAACATGTGTGTGGAGTGTCACATGCCCTCGACGGTGTACATGGGCAATGACCCGCGTCGCGATCACGGGTTTCACTCACCGGATCCGTTGTTGACCAAAGAGCTCGGGATTCCGAATGCGTGCAACAAGTGCCACGATGATCAGTCCGTGGATTGGGCGATTGAGTGGGTGGACAAATGGTATGGCGACAAGATGGAGCGACCGGAGCGTGAGCGTACGCGGGCGGTGCAGCTTGCGTATGATGGCGATCCTGTGGCGATTGAAAAGCTGCTAGTGGCCTATGATGGCGAGGAGATTCCGCTGTGGCGCGCGAGCTTGTTGGAACTGATGGAACCGTGGGCGAGGGACGAGCGCGTGCTTGAGCGGGTTCGGGCGGCGATGGACGACGAGGATTACCTGGTGAGGGTGGCGTGTGCCCGATTGGCACGCACGGCGGGAGCTTTGGATGTGGTGCGCAAGCTGGTCGAGGATCCGATGCGCTCCGTGCGGATGGAAGCAGGTTGGGCGTTCACTCAATCGTTGCCGGACGATTCCCCGTTGATGAAAGAATTGATGAGCTACCTGAATCACGTTGCGGATCAGCCGACCGGTGCGCTGAGGCGTGCGGAGATCCTGGTGTCGCGCGGTGAGTTCTCCGCAGCGGAGGAGTGGTACGACAAAGTGATTGCGTGGGACCCGTCATCCGTGGCGGGTTATCAGGCAAAGGCTGTTTATCTGAGCCGACTGGGACGCGGCGCCGAGGCGCTCAAGCTGCTGGAGAAAGCCACCGATGTGGAGCCGGACAATGGCTATCTCAGATTCCTTCTCGGGCTCGGTTATTCGGAAGCCCTGGAGGCAAACAAAGCCGGTGCAGCTTTCCTCAAGGCGGTCGAGCTGGAGCCGGATAACCCGCGCTATCATTACAACTACGGCCTCCATGCCGCGGGAGCCAACGACCTCGAAACGGCGGCGACTCACCTTAAAGAAGCCGAGCGTCTGGCTCCGGACAGTCCGGATTATCCGTTTGCGTTGGCGACGATTTACTATCGTCTGCAAAAGACCAACGAAGCG
- a CDS encoding LamG-like jellyroll fold domain-containing protein — MMRILLSSSVVAMFAMSHASAAMVAYFTFDNELDMGENTGTGVMDWNQSSDVAAVPGRFGGGGGFFAGASQFWDADFDVLGVTMTSFTISMHVQGDADAWRDYLSFGNADGIAFLEHTGGNTTALWGVGGADGVNVQSPTDVSSGWHHLGVVGDGATLSYYVNGAFVGSTNNFSTGTMTSFQLGSRWGDGVRAITADIDDVAIFDEVLSADQMAFLSLNAAGSATQVPEPGLQALLALGGFTWIMRRRQR, encoded by the coding sequence ATGATGCGAATCCTTCTCAGCTCCAGTGTAGTGGCTATGTTTGCCATGAGTCATGCGTCCGCCGCGATGGTGGCCTACTTCACATTCGATAACGAACTTGATATGGGCGAGAACACCGGAACCGGTGTGATGGATTGGAATCAGTCGTCCGACGTGGCCGCAGTGCCGGGGCGGTTTGGCGGTGGGGGAGGCTTTTTTGCAGGGGCATCTCAATTCTGGGATGCGGATTTCGATGTGTTGGGAGTGACGATGACGAGTTTCACGATCTCCATGCATGTGCAGGGGGATGCGGACGCATGGCGCGATTATCTCTCGTTTGGAAATGCCGATGGGATCGCATTTCTGGAGCATACAGGAGGCAATACCACGGCGTTGTGGGGAGTGGGTGGAGCGGACGGAGTGAATGTACAGTCGCCCACAGATGTGAGCAGCGGATGGCATCATCTGGGAGTGGTGGGCGATGGTGCGACGCTGAGTTACTATGTGAATGGCGCGTTCGTGGGTTCTACTAACAACTTTTCGACTGGGACGATGACATCGTTCCAGCTCGGATCACGTTGGGGCGATGGCGTGCGGGCGATCACTGCGGACATCGACGATGTGGCGATTTTCGATGAGGTTTTGAGCGCCGATCAGATGGCGTTCTTGAGTTTGAATGCCGCGGGCTCCGCGACTCAAGTTCCCGAGCCTGGGTTGCAGGCATTGCTCGCACTGGGTGGGTTTACGTGGATCATGCGCCGCCGTCAGCGGTGA